From the genome of Nicotiana sylvestris chromosome 2, ASM39365v2, whole genome shotgun sequence, one region includes:
- the LOC104214350 gene encoding uncharacterized protein, with amino-acid sequence MLYRATSSITSRFSDKMSASVPVEVGTRGTVGSLLKKEIEYFRRLEPDCRGNSNNKSQKSTVEINSGGSSSWPSFGFLTMKWRKKKRRGNGGGLPAMCSMVEVSENCRMNEIPGFSYRNLKVDSKRFEEEVTLS; translated from the coding sequence ATGTTATACAGAGCTACTAGCAGCATCACTAGTCGGTTCTCTGATAAAATGAGTGCAAGTGTGCCGGTTGAGGTAGGCACAAGGGGAACTGTAGGATCACTTTTGAAGAAGGAGATTGAGTATTTTAGAAGACTCGAGCCGGATTGTAGAGGAAATTCTAATAACAAATCCCAGAAGAGTACAGTGGAAATAAATTCGGGTGGTAGCAGTTCTTGGCCTAGTTTCGGGTTCTTGACGATGAAAtggagaaagaagaagagaagaggcaATGGTGGTGGATTACCTGCAATGTGTTCTATGGTTGAAGTTTCTGAGAACTGTAGGATGAATGAAATCCCAGGGTTCAGTTATAGAAATCTTAAGGTTGATTCTAAGAGATTTGAGGAAGAAGTAACACTCTCATAG